Within the Ranitomeya imitator isolate aRanImi1 chromosome 8, aRanImi1.pri, whole genome shotgun sequence genome, the region gttcggtcaacagcgtacttggctgttgctgctaggagggcctggctgtggccgattcggacagccggtgatacctgcactcttttcacatagagagccgcctgcgagatttgtaccttcagcggctcggcttctgcggacatgaggcagaaagtatccttatttcttgacagtttaaccttaaggtcaaggccgttcaatattaactttggctggttaaatatatccccaaatatgggtcccaaaaggtcgatgggttttgagcgagaggcagcactggctcttttgataaatcccgcatttgcgccatccaggcgcctgtcattatgatgccccgcagtgtctttatagaacaaaccggctgtaaattgcgatgccagcgtctgtgaactgtaatttaaaagggtctctatgtaggctctatagctgtagagattgtccgattgtgagataagtcggtctcccagagtaatatcgacctggttaaaaagagtggctagagggtagtttatgagcgccacacgcgcaccatcggcgatggccgtattatcctgcttcacgatgcgacagcttatgtacagtagcgtgttgttcagatcataataataatcaccactaccagatatgtaaaactccaacggtccattgtctgacagagcagcaacaggctgtacttctacaaatagagatttctcgatacttgtttgagtcggtggtacggcaaaaatatccagttcagattttgcgcactctacagaagcgtcatgcaggaaagccatggtaactgattagaagatgtcgtccgcagagcgtcttactcgtttctgacgggggcgtctcttggatgtagttttattcatgagcatcggcggtaaaggagggcaaacgcggcgctttcttttttgggcttttttagcgacatagattatcccagagccgtcttgatgggttggcgtatttatccttttcataagggcagtcgatgcggatgtcacggcatctgcagcgatgttccgggcagccgtccgaacgtgtggttttactaattctaagccttttctgaaaagcggcacggcgcgacgaaataaacctttaaatagtcctgccagtccagagccatacatgtactcgctcccgcggaatccctctagacCGTGCCCCGACtgtgcagtatagtagcgggcataaacagcaggatctccatacaccctttgggacagcattttatcgtgtcaatgctggcgaggtctaaaatgtaatcgcactatacacttgccgtatctgaatttaaccggcgttccctggtccgacatgactgtaatgtttatggagtcaaagtgttgcttgcacagcggtatgtaatcgggccgtgagtagcgcaccgtgacaatatcattatcatcgccgctaacttctacggttcgtagcagttgaacgtaactgtcacctacaagttgatgctgaattatatcagtgtatacaaaaagcgaataaaaaccagcctttgaatcggggtaaaagcggcgattccacggcattaaagcaacgggggagtcatcgacggtctgcaggccgaaaataaattttaacttagtacccagagtaaactgtataggggatgggtcggtcaggatcacctcgcggcgtagctcatcataccgtattctgtaggcaggcgtagataaatacagcgcttctattcgggcattgaccgcgccaactagcttaggaatggacgagtaaaatcctgattttatgtgatactgtactaaaggttcgccgtgtttagccgcgtagaagctcccttcaaaagcatcaaacgtgttccacgtatgggggtactgtatttccgttaacgcaacctcataatctgccgaaagatgaacggcccgcgctaacttggtattgtactccgatattgtgttttcagggtagattttaattgacgaattactgggtaatgtcacgaaaaatgagcccgcttccatggttatatatctgtcaactctgaggccgggatccaactattgaatttttcggggtagcccagccatttgacaaagcaatgactcacacccctgacacgtttttttctcaaaatcttttctactctgtagacacgatcctcatccataggtattttttgcagctcttccttataaaatgacccctctacaggctctccggctaaatcactgattttataaaggggtttatgaaatttattggagacgccggtgattaaaaaaatctcatcgctgtacgtcttctcatagcccttacagaaggtcgatttatagcgcgatattctcacatgagagccgaccgttaaagacggtttaatcggtttattagtaatagtagaactgtaaatattgcgccagatttgcatcacgtttctctctgacacagacgcgggactacagcggatcgttgagtggtacgtatggttgtagctatgcagcaaatccggtaaaatatcaatatacctaaaggtattatgatgcgtaagatagcgccacatacgggtttttaatgtgcgattaaaacgctcgaccatagcggcttttacatcattgtttgtaaaaaagtgatgaatattgtacgtattacatagctgtttgagtgatgaatttataaattctttgccgcgatccgtctgcagtttcttcggtatgcgcttatcattttgaaatattaattcgaacgatctggcgacactagcgcctgtcttgtttgtcaaggctacgcaccatgcgtatctcgatagaacatcaatcaccgtcaggatgtatttgacattatcattttcccttgaatagtcaattaaacttacgagatccgcctgccactgcgcatcaatggccgagacgtaaattttatttgtcaaaaagcgttttctagcaggcttgtgtagcgtataggtgtcttgcttatttaaccaggcaataacatcagatttctttataccgcgtgctcttgcagatctaaataatttgtcaatacccgagaatgagcCGGGTGCGCggcatgtaaaatattgtttttctaatatgacatcatacgatttagacgtcatgattgattaaaatgattgtggttcgttaatcaacagcctgcttctttcagaaattcagctgtataaaaattcctgttttaatccggatatatcatgcgtgagttaatgcatgcattaattgcatgtatggttgtgttctgggtgttaacagcaggcgtgtggtgggggcgtaactgggcgtgtttctgggtgttaacaggtgagctggtttctgacactcaggataaatacaggtgGCTGGCCCACTAAGTACATCAGACAACCACCAGAAGTCCGACCAGACTAAAAAAAgcaagctattctaaatgtaagtatataagacagttgtgttattattcgcaaatgcttaattatatttaactatgcatctctaaaaccataattaagggtgttatttgtcTAATAAGTTAGTTttatactggaggatagctgcatatttagtatcgttgtataatatagttttactgcataaaacatattctgtggtacataattaatatagaaagacttatccgcggacaactattataacataatttatgtaatacagtagttaataactgtcaatacgccctaactagcgcctGCAGCGTTTACTTACTACATGTgtgttgtttaacatagacatatttatagtcatatttatacagtagcggtatattttgtggggctgtgtaatatagttttaccgcataaatcatatttgtggcgcataattaatatagaaagacttagccgtattacccatgatttgcttagtataagaatatttatacacggggagcagtttatttgttggggtatataattGAGTTTGACGAGTAGTGGTGTGTGGATAATATAGATTGCGcataaaatttacacagataatttattttagatggaatcccaacatttttcggctttttccagtcaagttgcggattcggtaataggtatgtttcaagatttatatacatgtatctgttagtgtcccattctaactaagggctgtttttatatattatctttatattgtttattctttcttgtttaagatgaattaatcaggaccatccccgataatctagatgaatttaccaggaacacccccgatgctgtagatgaatttatcagcaactatagcgatgattttttaaacggcttcagcgtgcctactctggagtgtgatacacctggagctgagtatagtaacactaatgcaggtgtcgctgctgtgtgggatttgactcaaggcatcataggtgcgttgtgtgactgctgtgtatgtatgtgtgtgtgtgtgtatatagcttttaagtatttagacgtgtaaatatatatattaattctttacagatgtcgacatgtttccagaaccaaccaccacggaacacaatcagccgcctgttgaggaactgatgtaccagacccccacgccgagaaacagccctgattctagagcacctaaaaaacagctcggaccgggggGCAAAAAAGGGAGAGGTgagaatcgtatgaaaagtttttttttgcacaaccgctctgcgaaaatccaccacgcctctactaaggcctgtatctttatttatagcttgtaaactgaagcctagaagaattttcacaaaagagaatataccggagctaatggagagcatcgcagaagctgcagaagacgccacggcaatcattcaccacacatcgctatcccgtaagtgtatattttagtatacatgcacagtctctgtacagtcAATGATGCACGTGCTTCATCATTGAGATCCATGGcccccacatatctgacacatgtataatctatcctgcagctaagcgcagcggcctgcgtcggtctcacacatatctggcacacgtataatctttcctgcagctatgcgcagcggcctgcgacggtctcgcacatatctgacacatgtataatctttcctacagctaagcgcaaagtcatgagaaaaacacctccagcacctctacagccgctacagatcaccgagaatggcgcagcacaagcgtggccggcgatacagacggctaatggttctgttagagcatatccgctatcaccgatctgcgtggtgcaggacgcaggaaaccctgtaccgtcggaccatcgtgaaataccccattcaagtaccggtcagccatcgacaatccgtgtgaatgaccccgcgccactatatccagaagtgctcgaggcaccccgaaaacataagcggaaaacaaaacatgttacagagtcaccaaccgcatcctgcgccgtgggtgcaacagccacgatgagtcgtgaagagtatgatcgcgagattgatcagctcgctgatggtaagcaaccatccatagaaccgctcattatacgtatgtcccacactatgcaaccgtcagcgccatgtgtaacggggcctgctaatgcctctggggccggaccctcaggatcctctaatttgggtgacatatctcatgtctgtgtatctaactctgttaatgttaagaaacggtcaaagaggtcgcggccggctgatgttaaggggtgtaaagagcttaaaatgtgtaaaaagccacggattcatgctcctggagtggtatgagacacaggtaaatacaacttttgacttcaaggccgagctaaaatcttattgcaaacaagatgttgaaattttgagacacgcctgcgagatctatagagagcgtattatgcagatgacgcagaaaaatgttaaaaaatactgtaagcgtcaaaagcaaaagattgtagtgcgcagatgtgttgatccttttcagctcatcaccctggcctcggtgtgtatgacaatgtaccggtttaaatttctaccaaaaaagacaatcgccattttacctggtgataattatcacaaggcaaaaaagcgctactcgacacccgctatacagtggctcatgtatgtagcccactctgagaacatcgacatacagcacgctttgagaggcggtgaaaaacaggtcgggaagtattttctagatggctatgcctatgttagcggccagcacatagcctttgaatttcaggggtgtttttaccacggttgtcccgtgtgctataatgaaaatgacacaaataaggtcacaagcacgtcctacggccagttatattacacctttttagctaaaaagcgttacttacagtgttgcgggtacacagtaagactgatgtgggaacatgagtggaatgaaatggttgaaaatgattctaaccttcaaacatttcttcgtcagatggaattccccgctcctttagacccccgtgatgcgctttatggcgggcgaactaacgccattaagctctatcaccatctggaagaaggggagactttacactactacgatttcaccagtctgtacccctttgtaaacaaaactaaaacataccctgtaggccacccagacatcatctacgacaattttggattcattaaaaaatactttggcattgctagagtcaaggtctacccgccgagagatttattttttccagttctaccggtaaaactcaacaaaaaattaatgtttcccctttgctacacatgcgctgcagattcccaggcagatatttgtgcccacagtgatgaagaacgggcgctgacaggcacctggtgcactatagagctcgagatggcgatagaaaaagggtatcggatcgctcacatctatgaaatatggcattttcctaaaaccactgatgatctgtttgcgccttacattaaattacatcttagggataagcaggaagcctctggttatcctagctggtgcactgatgacgccaagaaacggcagtacattgactcttttcttgaaaaagaaggtgtccaattacggcctgaaaatatagctgtcaatcctgctaagcgccagatctccaagcttttcttaaattctttatggggaaagtttgctcagagatctaatctatcatgtaccagcattgttagggatccagatgagctttttaagtatttgttcctgccttactatgacatttcgatgttacatttccttgatgatgacaccgcaaccattaactggaaatatgcaaaaggccaccacacactcaacaaaaacacaaacatttttatagcgtgttttacaacagcgtatgctcggttagagctctattcgctgctggaccggctgcaggagaggtgcctttatcacgacacagactcagttatttttgtacagagagatggtgagtggcaaccgcctttaggcgattacctgggggagctgaccagtgaaatacccgatggtacacacatcacagaatttgtatccgcgggccccaaaacttacggctacaaactcaacaccggtaaaactgtcttaaaagttaaggggataacactaaatgttggtaactctcaatctattaatttcaacagtctgaaagatctagttctggactacccgcgcaattctgccgcagaaactcagaaacgtattgtcgtacagcaggcgtccattgtgagaaataaaaagtactgggatattgaaacaaggccattacgcaaaacacaaaagtgcgtttatacaaagcggcgactattagacgatttcacaacattaccttttgggtattagtcgagtattgtgatggatacgcgtctgcaacacccgttctcgtgcattctagcaggcccgtctaattctggaaagagctattttgtaaaacagctgctatataatattgaagctaatttttctcagaaacctgataatattgtatggttttattcgtgttggcaaaaactatatgatgaaatctctctctcttttccccacgccagatttgtggagggtctgccgaatacattcgtagatgacgaattattcccaccggagaaggtgaatttggcgattgttgatgatctcatggagagtgctagtgagaattgtgagatagaaaaagcctttaccaagtatgtgcaccacagaaatctcagcattttctacctggtgcaaaacatattttgtcagggcaagaaaagccgtacgataaatttaaacacaaagtacatggtgctttttaacaacccccgagataaattacaaattttaactctagctcgtcagatgtatcccggaaaaacacgttttttcctagaagcttttgaggatgccacgcgggagccttacgggtatttgcttgtagatttgagagctaatactcctgaggatctgcgtttaaggactgggttgtttccacccgcgctgcccgctgtctatgttcagaagaaaaaaacttctaaaaagtgaattttaccaggtatcagacattctacactgtggtcgttgtgatgtaaagatgtctgagaggctccggcgtaactgggctctcttaaaaaccctagtgaaagcaacccccgctgtcagaaagtctattttgcgcgatgcaagcaatgatttaattacagccataggcgagattgctttaaatatcttaaaaggcaggattccgctgaaagagcgccaaaaaggtatattaaagaagtggcgtaaagctataagaaccctgagcgacaggtctcagcccataaagaaaaagaagcgcctactaaaacaggccggcgggtttatcggtcctcttttagcttttgcaatcccaataataacaagcctgatcgccggaagataatggagcatacaacgaaaatgtatctagtacccaaacaggagctagacaaactaagacccggtactacagataacatacgcgacagtgttattcggcgccttgatggtgagattagcgacattttacagcgtcgtgacattcccgatgatgtgaaaattaaaatgtatagcgctgtgctacaacgctacttggtacatacgaggcacagctcaaaagaagtaacggctttaaatctcgttagccctcctgatcctggtcagcagcaattgccaaataccgactctgataaaaatcatgagatcgctgaaattgtcggacatataaaccaaagatataaaaagaatgctgaatttttactaaacaggctgctgcagaataaaaatgtcacagcatggaataataatgctgaatttattttcaaaggatccgtaataccagggtctaacttactggatttggtacgtagtacaacgcagagtcatgctctgaacagtagaaatttaccaccgggttgggattcatttatgcaggctatggccgaactaaatatgccgtctacagttgtgggtaaccccgctactaggaagcttttagatgaattaaaaattaccaacagtgagacacgctctgtatctacaccgctgaagttagcggcgtcaccccgtacaattcaatctttacattccccgtcattaggtaccacacgtggaactttgctacctaaaaaaaggtctctaccgctgctacaaaccatgtggctcacgatgtaaagaatgtactggataaatgctgtacacgccttgtaacgctatattaattattttgtaagaagtgtaattgttcattgtactatttaatgtttttactttttataacctgtaagaattttttatagtgttgaaatgtctttgagatgctgttttattgtgagaaataaatcttttaaatttttttttttacaatatcgtgtctttggtttttattcgtataaaacacgccgcttcttacttgtgttgtaacattgggtcatattataacttgtgttgtgacattggtgcatatctcttctgtgtatataaggcagccacaaggataaaacctgctacaatgtgaataaacacaacttgcaatggcctcagtagataacaaataactttgcagatgccatcttcaggacacaaaaaagagaaagcaaatatcaattcaggtacaatacaagtacaaatgtgttataaaacaaagttctgcttcacaaagatcaccaaacagcatgagtttgtacaaaaatatctgaccctcagataacacagctgttttctgagaaagctaatacaaaaaacaaataacctcagatgccatcttcaggacacaataacttttctgtttgtgagaataaacatttatggggtacgcaaatacaacaacaattgcttgacctaggtgctataaattgacctaggtgttatgaacctctgaaccgcagttaacctaatttagataatgttcaccatttagttagtgttcaccatttacaaaaacaaatagacagctttaagttctcca harbors:
- the LOC138647836 gene encoding uncharacterized protein, which gives rise to MESQHFSAFSSQVADSVIDELIRTIPDNLDEFTRNTPDAVDEFISNYSDDFLNGFSVPTLECDTPGAEYSNTNAGVAAVWDLTQGIIDVDMFPEPTTTEHNQPPVEELMYQTPTPRNSPDSRAPKKQLGPGGKKGRACKLKPRRIFTKENIPELMESIAEAAEDATAIIHHTSLSPKRKVMRKTPPAPLQPLQITENGAAQAWPAIQTANGSVRAYPLSPICVVQDAGNPVPSDHREIPHSSTGQPSTIRVNDPAPLYPEVLEAPRKHKRKTKHVTESPTASCAVGATATMSREEYDREIDQLADDLWRVCRIHS